The genomic stretch NNNNNNNNNNNNNNNNNNNNNNNNNNNNNNNNNNNNNNNNNNNNNNNNNNNNNNNNNNNNNNNNNNNNNNNNNNNNNNNNNNNNNNNNNNNNNNNNNNNNNNNNNNNNNNNNNNNNNNNNNNNNNNNNNNNNNNNNNNNNNNNNNNNNNNNNNNNNNNNNNNNNNNNNNNNNNNNNNNNNNNNNNNNNNNNNNNNNNNNNNNNNNNNNNNNNNNNNNNNNNNNNNNNNNNNNNNNNNNNNNNNNNNNNNNNNNNNNNNNNNNNNNNNNNNNNNNNNNNNNNNNNNNNNNNNNNNNNNNNNNNNNNNNNNNNNNNNNNNNNNNNNNNNNNNNNNNNNNNNNNNNNNNNNNNNNNNNNNNNNNNNNNNNNNNNNNNNNNNNNNNNNNNNNNNNNNNNNNNNNNNNNNNNNNNNNNNNNNNNNNNNNNNNNNNNNNNNNNNCACAGGAAAAAATCTTAACGGAACACAATTACGCTTTCTTGGGCTTCATGATGACGAACGCAAGTACTCCCACTAAAGTTAGGGCAATACCAGCACCCGCCATCACTTTTGAATTAGGCCCACTGGACTTGGGCTCGATTGAGACCGCATTCAATTTAGCGACTTTTTGGTTAGCTTTGCGAGCAAAGGACCACGATTCCGTGACATCGTGATCAGTCGTTATTACGACCGTGTCcccttcgtcgtcgacatACTGGATCTGCAAACGGCTTCGGGGAATATCGACCTTCTCCGCAACCGCCTCTAGAAGCTCCGTGACCAAAGTTTCGCATCGAATGCGATGGGTCCTTCCGTTTGGTTCGGTGACTTTAAAAACACCGACAACCGCGGCAAGACTTCCTTCGTCGGGACTAAGCAGCTTGGACACGCCCCTTTCGTCACCGATTGTACTCCCATTGAAGGAAGCGTGGTCATCAGGCTCTTCGAATTCCAAAGTCGCCGGAATATTTCCAGGAAGCTTTGTTACGTAAGGGGTCTCTGGTGGAGCTTTAATATGAGATGGTGATCCAAGTCTTCGACCTGATACGCGTGATTTTGAGAGAGAATGCACGTCAGAGATATCGTCCAATTCCATTACATTGCTAAAGATGGACTTCCAGCCTTCAGCTCCACCACAACCATGTATGACGTCCATTACATCAACCAGACCAACGACCCGACCATCGCTCTCACAAACCGGAAGAGTCAAAAACTTATTGTCGTGCATCGATTGTAAGGCCTCCAAGACAGTCATATCCGGCGACACAAACTCCGGACTGGGAGTCATCACCTGTGACACCGGAGTCACGTCGAGATCTAGCTCCTTAGCCACGGCTCGCGACATCATATCCTTGAAAGTAAACACACCCACAAgttcgccgtcgtcgactACCAGAGCCGCTTTGCGACTATCTGCCATCCGTAGACCGCAGTTACGAATGCTCGTAGATGGATCAACAAGTGTCCCTGGCTTTCCTGCCAAGAGACTACGAAGCGTCGGCATCTGCTTCCCTCCGAACGCCTGCGACATGAGATTGCCGAGGAGTGCCTTCAGTGCAGCAGCTTGGGCTCCACCGGCTCCTTGCTGCGCCACCATCTGCTTCACCGCGTCCTCCGCAGCACTATTCGTCTTTTCACTGGTGCGCTCCAACTTGCTGATTGCATCGTTTAAGCATTTCGCTATATCCAACAGGCCAACCACTGACCCTTGATCGTCTACAACAGGGAGATGCCTGAAATGATTCTCGACCATCGTAGTCAATGCGTCCATTGCCGAATCGCTCATGGCAACACACGTTGGATTTGGAGTCATAACTTCGCTCACAGAGGTTGCTGACGTATCAATATGCTTTGCAACCACTCTGCGTGTGATGTCGGTATCAGTCATAATACCGGCCAGGCTTCCGTCCGTAGACACTACGAGCGACGCGGCCCCCCTCTTGCTCGACAACGTTTGACTTACCCGTAATATGGTATCATCAATTCGAGAAGTGATTGGCTTGGACGGTCTGAGTTTTGAGACAGGACGCTCATTGGTAGACTCCTCCAATGCCTGCAAAGTAGACCGATCTTGCCGTCCTGCAATCAGAGTACTTTTTCCTGCACTGTTGATAGAAGTCACATCAGAAAAATCATCGTCCACATCCATTGCGCTGTCAAACATAGATCGCCATCCTTCTGGCCCACCGCATCCATAAATAACATCGAGAACTTCAACTAGCCCGACGATTGTCCCGTCGCTTTCACACACGGGCAGCGTCAGAAACCTGTTATCGTGCATTGTTTGGAGAGCCTCGAGGGCATTCATATCTGGAGAAACAGATTCCGGCTCTGGTGTCATGACATCAGCAACGGAGGTAGCATCGAGATCAAGACCTTTCGCGACTGCACGCGACAGCATATCTTTAAACGTAAAGACACCAACAAGTACATCATTGTCGACAACCAACGCTGCTTTCCGTGTTTCAGCCATTAAGATTCCTGCTTCACGAATGCTAGCAGACGGATGAACGATGGTACCGGGCTTTCCTCCTAACAAAGCTCGTAAGGTCGGAACGGTCTTATCACCAAAAGCCTTGGCCATCAGATTTCCAAGTAGCGCCTGCAGAGCCACCGCTTGAGAATCAATAGACCCAGATTTATTCACCAAGATATTTTTTACTGCATCTTCCCCGGCTCGACTGGATTGCTTGTTAGTCTTCTCCAGCTTGCCGATAGCATCGTCCAGGCACTTAGCAATATCAAGCAGACCCACTACGATACCACGGTCGTCAACAACCGGAAGATGTCTGAAGTGATTTTCCAGCATGATGGTTAGGGCGTCCATTGCTGAATCCTCCATGGCTACGCAAGTGGGGAATGGAGTCATTACTTCGTCTACCGTAGAAAGTGCGGTGTCGACGAATTTGGCAACTACACGACGAGTAATATCCGTATCGGTGAGAATGCCCGACAGACTTCCGTCAGAAGAAACCACAACAGTTGCATTCGCACGCTTCATTGCCAGAAGCTGAGCAACAGAATCGATACTCGACGAGGGTTCCACAGTTACAGGCTTGGCAGGACGAAGTTTCGACACAGGCTTCGAAACCGTTTTGGCAACGACCGCAGCTGGCTTGCTCGGTGTTTTCCAAACCGGAGCTGTTGCGTTGGACCTGACGCTCTTGTTAGTAGGAACATTTGCAACGGCTGGGGCTGTTTTGACCGAGGCGTCACCTTTATCCTTCGCTTTCACGGATAAGTGTGGTCCGCCTGGCTTTAAGGGAGCCAGGCTTTTTTCCTTCTTGAGAGTGGTCTCAATCTCATCGATAGCTACGTTGATTTCGTCCGCGTCGGCAAACCTCTTCTCGGAGATAGcggcttccatttcttccttcttcGCAAGAAGCTGCATTTGTAGTTCCGCAACAGAGGGGAGGAGATCTCGAAGCTTAGCAAGGGCATCTGCGTCTGCCTGTATCATGTTAGCCTTTTTAAAGTCTTTGGCCTTCACTGCCTTTGAAACCAAATCTGACAATTTCGTGATTTCACTTTCTAGATCCATTCGAGATTGGAAGACTCTCACCTGACCGTCGTGTAGTGTAGTTGCGGCTTTCGAAGTTTCTTCAGGAATTTGCAATTCGgccattttttccttttctttctcGAGCTGTTTTTCCAGCTCAGAAATCTTATTTGTGATCTTTTCGGCCCGCGCAAACGCCTTTTTAGAAACCGCTTCATCAAGATCAGCTTTTCCAGCTTTCAATGCGGCTTGTAAATCCCGAACAGACGGGAAGAATTGTCGAagactctctctctcgtcCATCGCTACTTGTAATAAGGAGGCTTTTTTAAAATCCTTGCTGTCAATAGCCACTTTCACTTGAACTGATATTTCAGTAATGTCAAACTCTAACTGTGCTCGTGACTCAAATCCAAGAGCCTTGTTTTCCTTCCCTTCACCATCTTCGCTA from Phaeodactylum tricornutum CCAP 1055/1 chromosome 12, whole genome shotgun sequence encodes the following:
- a CDS encoding predicted protein yields the protein STNERPVSKLRPSKPITSRIDDTILRVSQTLSSKRGAASLVVSTDGSLAGIMTDTDITRRVVAKHIDTSATSVSEVMTPNPTCVAMSDSAMDALTTMVENHFRHLPVVDDQGSVVGLLDIAKCLNDAISKLERTSEKTNSAAEDAVKQMVAQQGAGGAQAAALKALLGNLMSQAFGGKQMPTLRSLLAGKPGTLVDPSTSIRNCGLRMADSRKAALVVDDGELVGVFTFKDMMSRAVAKELDLDVTPVSQVMTPSPEFVSPDMTVLEALQSMHDNKFLTLPVCESDGRVVGLVDVMDVIHGCGGAEGWKSIFSNTPYVTKLPGNIPATLEFEEPDDHASFNGSTIGDERGVSKLLSPDEGSLAAVVGVFKVTEPNGRTHRIRCETLVTELLEAVAEKVDIPRSRLQIQYVDDEGDTVVITTDHDVTESWSFARKANQKVAKLN